In Synechococcus sp. CC9616, the following are encoded in one genomic region:
- a CDS encoding DegT/DnrJ/EryC1/StrS aminotransferase family protein, whose protein sequence is MTRHVRKIPYTKPSITELEVEYATDAARNGWGDHCYDYIYRFENAFKQYLGVKYAIATSSCTGALHMGMHALGIGPGDEVIMADTNWIATASPIVHLGATPVFVDILPDSWCVDPEQVEAAITSKTKAIVAVHLYGNLCEMDKLLAIGEHHGIPVIEDAAEAIGSIYYGKGAGSMGRFGAFSFHGTKTITTGEGGMFVTNDPDLYEYVLTLSNHGRMRGQLKQFWPDMVGFKYKMSNIQAAIGCAQIERIQLLTDLKRAIFLNYYKYLSGLPIRMNPEPKGCTNSYWMPTFVVNDGISLKRDELIEALKSKGVDARVFFWPLSSTSVGGRKAFEKNYLSESIHLRALNLPSHHELCRKDSSFVSSIVRSWIERHN, encoded by the coding sequence ATGACACGTCACGTGCGTAAGATTCCATACACCAAGCCTTCGATTACGGAGCTTGAGGTTGAGTATGCGACTGATGCGGCTAGAAATGGTTGGGGAGATCATTGTTATGATTATATATATCGCTTTGAAAATGCTTTTAAGCAGTATTTAGGCGTCAAGTATGCCATAGCTACCAGTAGCTGTACTGGTGCGCTGCATATGGGCATGCATGCCTTGGGTATTGGTCCAGGTGATGAAGTCATCATGGCCGACACAAATTGGATAGCCACAGCTTCGCCAATTGTGCATTTGGGCGCAACACCTGTATTTGTGGATATTTTGCCTGATAGCTGGTGTGTGGATCCAGAGCAAGTTGAAGCTGCAATCACCTCTAAAACAAAGGCAATTGTTGCTGTTCATCTCTATGGAAACCTTTGCGAGATGGACAAGTTGCTTGCCATCGGAGAGCACCATGGTATTCCCGTGATTGAAGATGCGGCAGAAGCTATTGGTTCAATTTATTATGGTAAGGGTGCTGGAAGCATGGGTCGATTTGGCGCCTTCTCCTTCCATGGAACAAAAACAATTACAACTGGCGAGGGTGGCATGTTTGTAACTAATGATCCCGACCTCTATGAGTATGTACTAACGCTCTCCAATCATGGTCGGATGCGTGGGCAGCTCAAACAATTTTGGCCTGACATGGTTGGGTTTAAGTATAAAATGAGCAATATTCAAGCTGCAATTGGATGTGCTCAAATAGAGCGAATTCAGTTGCTCACTGACTTGAAAAGGGCTATCTTTTTAAATTACTATAAATATTTGAGTGGGCTTCCAATTCGCATGAATCCTGAGCCTAAGGGCTGTACCAACAGTTATTGGATGCCTACGTTTGTTGTTAATGATGGGATTTCGTTAAAGCGTGATGAGTTGATTGAAGCACTAAAAAGTAAAGGAGTTGATGCTAGAGTATTCTTTTGGCCTTTGAGCTCAACATCAGTAGGTGGGCGAAAAGCTTTTGAAAAGAACTATCTCTCTGAATCGATTCATTTACGTGCTCTGAATCTCCCTTCACACCATGAACTTTGTCGTAAGGATTCAAGCTTTGTTTCTTCTATTGTTAGATCGTGGATCGAACGACATAATTAG
- a CDS encoding formyltransferase family protein, with the protein MSPSIVVFADAEVGFCCTQWLIDNYKSDLTMVVTTSQNQIFDLAKNNGVSSHVFQDDISYLRSFNVEETLCDIGLLLWWPSIISPSIINSARHGFVNTHPSFLPFNRGKNYNFWALVEECTFGVSIHTVEEGIDCGDIISQKKINYTWEDTGETLYFKAIAGMKELVFDTYPLLRQLRFPRKKQDLSKGSFHFSSELEPASIIALDQPTTPRQLFNVLRARTFQGYPACRFLDNGVEYEVRIDITERE; encoded by the coding sequence ATGTCTCCATCGATAGTTGTGTTTGCAGACGCTGAAGTTGGGTTTTGCTGTACACAGTGGTTGATCGACAATTACAAGTCAGATTTGACTATGGTAGTCACTACTTCTCAAAATCAGATTTTTGACCTAGCGAAGAATAATGGTGTTTCTTCGCATGTATTCCAGGATGATATTTCATATTTGCGGTCTTTCAATGTAGAAGAAACTTTGTGCGATATTGGTTTGTTGCTGTGGTGGCCAAGTATTATAAGCCCTTCTATTATAAACTCTGCTAGGCATGGGTTCGTCAATACTCATCCAAGTTTCCTTCCGTTTAATCGAGGAAAAAATTATAATTTTTGGGCGCTTGTAGAAGAATGCACCTTTGGAGTAAGTATTCATACGGTTGAAGAAGGCATTGATTGTGGAGACATTATTTCACAAAAAAAAATTAATTATACTTGGGAGGATACGGGTGAAACTCTTTATTTCAAGGCAATCGCAGGGATGAAAGAATTGGTTTTTGATACTTATCCGCTCCTTCGACAGTTAAGGTTTCCTAGGAAGAAGCAAGATTTATCAAAAGGCTCTTTTCATTTTTCATCTGAACTTGAACCCGCATCCATCATCGCTTTGGATCAGCCCACAACTCCTAGACAGTTGTTTAATGTTTTGAGAGCGAGAACCTTTCAGGGATACCCGGCATGCAGATTTTTAGACAATGGCGTAGAATACGAGGTTAGAATTGACATCACTGAAAGAGAATGA